Proteins from a single region of Rhea pennata isolate bPtePen1 chromosome 6, bPtePen1.pri, whole genome shotgun sequence:
- the HNRNPA3 gene encoding heterogeneous nuclear ribonucleoprotein A3 isoform X1: MDRFPRSKRKADTEYPSKMAALKEERDVEDYKRKGRRSSQGHEPKEPEQLRKLFIGGLSFETTDDSLREHFEKWGTLTDCVVMRDPQTKRSRGFGFVTYSCVEEVDAAMSARPHKVDGRVVEPKRAVSREDSVKPGAHLTVKKIFVGGIKEDTEEYNLREYFEKYGKIETIEVMEDRQSGKKRGFAFVTFDDHDTVDKIVVQKYHTINGHNCEVKKALSKQEMQTASSQRGRGGGSGNFMGRGNFGGGGGNFGRGGNFGGRGKKSHLFCVPGGYGGGGGGGGSRGSFGGGDGYNGFGDGGNYGGGPGYGSRGGYGGGGGPGYGNPGGGYGGGGGGYDGYNEGGNFGGGNYGGSGNYNDFGNYSGQQQSNYGPMKGGGSFGGRSSGSPYGGGYGSGSGSGGYGGRRF, translated from the exons ggCCATGAGCCTAAAGAGCCAGAGCAATTGAGAAAGCTATTCATTGGAGGTCTGAGTTTTGAAACAACAGATGATAGCTTGAGAGAGCACTTTGAAAAATGGGGCACACTCACAGATTGTGTG GTTATGAGAGACCCACAAACAAAACGTTCCAGAGGCTTTGGCTTTGTGACTTATTCTTGTGTGGAAGAGGTAGATGCTGCAATGAGTGCCCGACCACATAAGGTTGATGGACGCGTGGTTGAACCAAAGAGAGCAGTTTCAAGAGAG GATTCTGTAAAGCCTGGAGCAcatctcacagtaaagaaaatatttgttggTGGAATTAAAGAAGATACAGAAGAGTATAATTTAAGggaatactttgaaaaatacgGCAAGATTGAAACTATAGAAGTCATGGAAGACAGACAAAGCgggaaaaaaagaggctttGCTTTTGTAACTTTTGATGATCATGATACAGTTGATAAAATTGTTG TTCAGAAATATCATACTATAAATGGACACAACTGTGAAGTGAAAAAAGCACTCTCAAAGCAGGAGATGCAGACTGCTAGCTCTCAGAGAG gtcGTGGGGGTGGCTCAGGCAACTTCATGGGTCGTGGAAACTTTGGAGGTGGTGGTGGAAACTTTGGCCGAGGAGGAAACTTTGGTGGAAGAG gaaaaaaatctcatctgttTTGTGTTCCAGGAGGCTAtgggggtggtggtggcggtggtgggAGCAGAGGAAGCTTTGGGGGTGGTGACGGATACAATGGATTTGGTGATG GTGGCAACTATGGAGGTGGTCCTGGCTATGGCAGCAGAGGAGGTtatggtggtggtggaggaCCAGGATATGGAAACCCAGGTGGTGGATATGGAGGTGGAGGAGGGGGATATGATGGCTACAATGAAGGAGGAAATTTTGGTGGTG GTAATTACGGTGGCAGTGGAAATTACAATGATTTTGGCAATTACAGTGGACAGCAACAATCTAACTATGGTCCCATGAAAGGTGGTGGAAGCTTTGGTGGCAGAAGTTCAGGCAGTCCCTATGGtg GTGGTTATGGATCTGGAAGTGGAAGTGGGGGCTATGGTGGTAGAAGATTCTAA
- the HNRNPA3 gene encoding heterogeneous nuclear ribonucleoprotein A3 isoform X2, whose translation MDRFPRSKRKADTEYPSKMAALKEERDVEDYKRKGRRSSQGHEPKEPEQLRKLFIGGLSFETTDDSLREHFEKWGTLTDCVVMRDPQTKRSRGFGFVTYSCVEEVDAAMSARPHKVDGRVVEPKRAVSREDSVKPGAHLTVKKIFVGGIKEDTEEYNLREYFEKYGKIETIEVMEDRQSGKKRGFAFVTFDDHDTVDKIVVQKYHTINGHNCEVKKALSKQEMQTASSQRGRGGGSGNFMGRGNFGGGGGNFGRGGNFGGRGGYGGGGGGGGSRGSFGGGDGYNGFGDGGNYGGGPGYGSRGGYGGGGGPGYGNPGGGYGGGGGGYDGYNEGGNFGGGNYGGSGNYNDFGNYSGQQQSNYGPMKGGGSFGGRSSGSPYGGGYGSGSGSGGYGGRRF comes from the exons ggCCATGAGCCTAAAGAGCCAGAGCAATTGAGAAAGCTATTCATTGGAGGTCTGAGTTTTGAAACAACAGATGATAGCTTGAGAGAGCACTTTGAAAAATGGGGCACACTCACAGATTGTGTG GTTATGAGAGACCCACAAACAAAACGTTCCAGAGGCTTTGGCTTTGTGACTTATTCTTGTGTGGAAGAGGTAGATGCTGCAATGAGTGCCCGACCACATAAGGTTGATGGACGCGTGGTTGAACCAAAGAGAGCAGTTTCAAGAGAG GATTCTGTAAAGCCTGGAGCAcatctcacagtaaagaaaatatttgttggTGGAATTAAAGAAGATACAGAAGAGTATAATTTAAGggaatactttgaaaaatacgGCAAGATTGAAACTATAGAAGTCATGGAAGACAGACAAAGCgggaaaaaaagaggctttGCTTTTGTAACTTTTGATGATCATGATACAGTTGATAAAATTGTTG TTCAGAAATATCATACTATAAATGGACACAACTGTGAAGTGAAAAAAGCACTCTCAAAGCAGGAGATGCAGACTGCTAGCTCTCAGAGAG gtcGTGGGGGTGGCTCAGGCAACTTCATGGGTCGTGGAAACTTTGGAGGTGGTGGTGGAAACTTTGGCCGAGGAGGAAACTTTGGTGGAAGAG GAGGCTAtgggggtggtggtggcggtggtgggAGCAGAGGAAGCTTTGGGGGTGGTGACGGATACAATGGATTTGGTGATG GTGGCAACTATGGAGGTGGTCCTGGCTATGGCAGCAGAGGAGGTtatggtggtggtggaggaCCAGGATATGGAAACCCAGGTGGTGGATATGGAGGTGGAGGAGGGGGATATGATGGCTACAATGAAGGAGGAAATTTTGGTGGTG GTAATTACGGTGGCAGTGGAAATTACAATGATTTTGGCAATTACAGTGGACAGCAACAATCTAACTATGGTCCCATGAAAGGTGGTGGAAGCTTTGGTGGCAGAAGTTCAGGCAGTCCCTATGGtg GTGGTTATGGATCTGGAAGTGGAAGTGGGGGCTATGGTGGTAGAAGATTCTAA